The following are encoded together in the Chitinivibrio alkaliphilus ACht1 genome:
- a CDS encoding ABC transporter permease, which translates to MIPLYFLIQHEVLRFSKVAVQTVFAPLISTTLYFIIFDYSFQGREVPAYDIPYITFIIPGLLLMSLLQNAFANSSSSLIIAKYQGNIVDFILAPLSHWDLTIGFMVGGIIRGLLVGSVIYLVSIFFYGGAVAYPFLALTTALLVSGVFSTLGILAGLWAEKFDHVSIFSNFVITPLTFLSGIFYSVQSLPPLYAQLSRVNPIYYMIDLMRYSFLGMSDVSPLLSLCITGGTLMVLFFLTALLFKRGYKIKN; encoded by the coding sequence ATGATACCACTCTATTTTCTGATACAACATGAAGTTCTTCGGTTTTCAAAGGTTGCGGTGCAGACGGTATTTGCTCCACTGATATCAACAACCCTCTATTTCATTATTTTTGATTACTCGTTCCAAGGTCGGGAGGTTCCCGCCTACGATATTCCCTACATCACCTTTATCATCCCGGGGCTTCTCCTCATGAGCCTTCTGCAAAATGCCTTTGCGAATAGTTCCTCATCACTGATTATCGCCAAATATCAGGGGAATATTGTGGATTTCATCCTGGCACCCCTCTCTCACTGGGATCTCACCATTGGTTTCATGGTTGGGGGAATCATCCGGGGCCTTCTGGTGGGGAGTGTTATTTACCTTGTATCGATCTTCTTTTACGGAGGAGCCGTAGCGTACCCTTTTCTGGCACTAACAACGGCACTACTTGTGTCGGGGGTCTTCTCAACCCTTGGTATTTTAGCTGGTCTCTGGGCAGAAAAGTTTGACCATGTCTCTATTTTTTCAAATTTTGTTATCACTCCCCTTACATTTCTCAGCGGCATTTTCTATTCTGTGCAGTCTCTTCCTCCTCTCTACGCGCAGCTGTCACGGGTAAACCCCATATACTATATGATTGATCTTATGCGCTACTCCTTTCTCGGCATGTCCGATGTTTCCCCGCTCCTATCTCTCTGTATTACCGGAGGTACCCTTATGGTACTCTTCTTTTTAACTGCCCTCCTCTTTAAACGGGGATATAAAATTAAAAACTAA
- a CDS encoding flagellar biosynthesis anti-sigma factor FlgM, with the protein MRLESINNMMGAEFRKIDRTNRKNRDTASKETKAPQKDSATFSGTKTPAQGQAKQLAARVSIEPEVRQDRIQDVQNKIEKGYYNTSEFADKLADRLIKDLGFDG; encoded by the coding sequence ATGAGACTGGAATCGATTAATAATATGATGGGAGCAGAGTTTCGCAAAATCGATCGGACAAATCGAAAGAACCGGGACACTGCCTCCAAAGAAACCAAGGCTCCTCAAAAAGATTCTGCCACATTCAGCGGCACGAAGACTCCTGCTCAAGGACAAGCAAAGCAGCTTGCTGCACGGGTTTCCATAGAACCTGAGGTTCGTCAGGACCGTATACAGGATGTGCAAAACAAGATAGAAAAGGGGTATTATAACACCTCAGAATTTGCTGATAAATTAGCAGATCGTCTTATCAAAGATCTTGGCTTTGACGGGTAG
- a CDS encoding cysteine desulfurase family protein, with protein sequence MTSSVIYLDSNATTPVKSAVLDEMLLVFQNCFGNPSALYSYGQEAAQRLAHARRRVAGSIGAEMDEIVFTSGGTESNTTALFGLLERFPHKKHIVTTAVEHSSVYEACCVLEKRGYEVTRLGTDSAGFISPEEFARALREDTLLASVLYAGNETGAIQPVGELARMAGKKGVFFHTDAVQAMGKIPLDVNDLSVDLLSLSGHKFGGPKGAGALFVRRGIPLTPLLYGGGQENKRRSGTENVPAMVGLGAACELAQENLGENHKKLQELKRFFCEALSSAISSVCFYSGQDERYLPNTVYAGFPGEDQESLAMGLDLQGVCVATGSACGSSRREASRVLKAMGVSGAELFSALRFSFDTGVTKKELQETVRVLADIIL encoded by the coding sequence GTGACTTCCTCTGTAATTTATCTCGACAGTAATGCCACCACCCCGGTGAAATCTGCTGTTCTTGATGAGATGCTCCTTGTCTTTCAAAATTGCTTCGGAAATCCTTCCGCGCTCTACTCCTATGGGCAGGAGGCGGCGCAGCGCCTTGCCCATGCCCGCAGGCGTGTGGCGGGGAGTATCGGTGCAGAGATGGATGAGATTGTTTTTACCTCCGGGGGGACTGAGTCAAACACCACGGCTCTCTTCGGTCTTTTGGAGCGGTTTCCCCATAAAAAACACATTGTCACCACTGCCGTGGAGCACAGCTCTGTCTATGAGGCTTGCTGTGTTCTTGAAAAACGCGGCTACGAGGTGACCCGCCTTGGAACCGACTCTGCGGGATTTATCTCTCCGGAAGAGTTTGCACGGGCTTTGCGTGAAGACACCCTTCTTGCTTCTGTGCTCTATGCCGGCAATGAAACCGGGGCTATTCAGCCCGTGGGTGAATTAGCACGAATGGCCGGTAAGAAGGGGGTCTTTTTTCATACCGATGCCGTACAGGCCATGGGAAAAATACCCCTTGATGTAAATGATCTTTCCGTGGATCTGCTCTCCCTGTCGGGCCATAAATTCGGTGGTCCCAAGGGGGCCGGAGCTCTTTTTGTCCGCCGGGGGATTCCCCTTACCCCTCTTTTGTACGGAGGTGGCCAGGAAAATAAGCGCCGCTCCGGTACGGAGAATGTTCCCGCCATGGTTGGTTTGGGGGCAGCCTGTGAGCTTGCGCAGGAAAATCTTGGGGAAAATCATAAAAAACTGCAGGAGTTGAAACGCTTTTTCTGCGAAGCCCTGTCTTCTGCCATCTCCTCCGTGTGCTTTTACAGCGGGCAGGATGAAAGGTATCTCCCCAATACCGTTTATGCCGGTTTTCCCGGTGAGGATCAGGAGAGTCTGGCCATGGGGCTTGATCTGCAGGGAGTTTGTGTGGCCACGGGGTCTGCCTGCGGAAGTTCACGTCGCGAGGCATCCCGTGTGCTAAAAGCCATGGGAGTGTCCGGGGCAGAACTTTTCTCCGCCCTGCGTTTCTCCTTTGATACGGGAGTAACAAAAAAGGAGCTCCAGGAGACCGTCCGCGTCCTGGCAGATATTATTTTATAG
- a CDS encoding phosphotransferase enzyme family protein has translation MFPHIHEILSSYDKGVEKILPSPLYGSPERSRARCLFETPRGSRYILEEISPEQVQPRKEISQWLFLLKNSLPVAAYEQNRDGDFVTCHGNKYYQLQPYIRAHGCNQATYFHDAWRGESMAEYCIFLKKEGTKLPKASANRRFLPEYIENLCKTLAVHRPQLLRDITPVYRFVARQYDIFSQLPQVFCHGDFHPANILWGKRTIAGVIDWEFSGFDFILYDAALAFGCIASEGPDAAGGATADAFCRTLFSDPAYKKYADYFPLAVIALRFPWLSEWLRKEDEEMVEFEGEYLYFLADYFKISL, from the coding sequence GTGTTTCCACACATACATGAGATTCTTTCCTCCTACGACAAAGGGGTGGAAAAAATACTTCCGTCGCCTCTCTACGGGAGTCCCGAACGATCCCGTGCGCGATGCCTCTTTGAAACACCCCGGGGCAGTCGCTATATCCTTGAAGAGATCTCGCCGGAACAGGTTCAGCCCAGAAAAGAGATCTCCCAATGGCTTTTCCTCCTGAAAAACTCCCTCCCTGTGGCAGCCTATGAACAAAACAGGGACGGTGATTTTGTAACCTGCCATGGAAACAAATACTACCAGCTCCAGCCCTATATCCGCGCCCATGGCTGTAATCAGGCTACGTATTTTCACGATGCCTGGCGGGGGGAGAGTATGGCGGAGTATTGTATCTTTCTGAAAAAAGAGGGAACTAAGCTTCCGAAGGCTTCGGCAAACCGCCGCTTTCTTCCGGAATATATTGAAAATCTGTGTAAAACCCTGGCAGTTCACCGTCCCCAATTGTTGCGGGATATTACCCCGGTGTATCGCTTTGTGGCACGGCAGTATGATATTTTTTCTCAGCTTCCACAGGTGTTTTGTCACGGAGATTTTCATCCTGCAAACATCCTCTGGGGAAAAAGAACCATTGCCGGAGTGATTGACTGGGAGTTTTCCGGCTTTGATTTTATTCTCTATGACGCGGCTCTTGCCTTTGGATGTATTGCCTCTGAGGGACCCGATGCCGCCGGAGGTGCAACGGCAGATGCCTTTTGCCGGACTCTTTTTTCAGACCCTGCATATAAAAAATATGCGGATTATTTTCCCTTGGCAGTGATAGCTTTGCGGTTTCCCTGGCTTTCGGAATGGCTGCGCAAAGAGGATGAAGAGATGGTGGAGTTTGAAGGGGAGTATCTGTATTTTCTTGCAGACTATTTTAAGATATCCTTGTAG
- a CDS encoding ABC transporter ATP-binding protein: protein MSIITFHKVSKQYGDVRALKETNLTINRGEFFGLLGPNGAGKTTLIGILGHMVRRDSGTVHIDGVDLAQNPLQAKKKIGIVPQEIALDPFFNVRQTLRIQSGYFGIRKNEDRIDEILTALGLHDKAEANPRNLSGGMKRRLLIAKALVHDPEIIVLDEPTAGVDIELRNSLWEYIRILNQRGKTIILTTHYLEEAEELCDRIAILDRGEITAIDTKENLMNLVDRKILKITYRGTLPSQETVPWKLRNRGTLLGEHTAEFELKQADLNTCITTLVAQGVTILDMDISSPRLEEVFLTLVRPHTEDV, encoded by the coding sequence GTGTCAATTATTACGTTTCATAAGGTGAGTAAACAGTACGGCGATGTGCGTGCCCTGAAAGAAACAAACTTAACAATTAACAGGGGTGAGTTTTTCGGCCTTCTTGGCCCAAACGGCGCCGGAAAAACAACCCTCATTGGCATTCTCGGGCATATGGTGCGTCGTGATAGCGGGACAGTACACATTGATGGGGTTGATCTGGCGCAGAACCCCCTTCAAGCGAAAAAAAAGATCGGAATTGTTCCTCAAGAGATCGCCTTAGATCCCTTTTTCAATGTGCGACAAACCTTGCGTATTCAATCGGGCTATTTCGGCATACGGAAAAACGAAGACCGCATCGATGAAATTCTGACGGCTCTGGGGCTACATGACAAAGCAGAGGCTAATCCGAGAAACCTTTCCGGGGGAATGAAACGTCGGCTTCTCATTGCAAAAGCCCTGGTGCATGATCCAGAGATTATCGTTCTTGATGAACCCACCGCGGGGGTTGATATAGAGTTACGCAACTCTCTGTGGGAGTACATCCGTATCTTAAACCAGCGGGGAAAAACAATTATCCTCACCACCCATTATTTGGAAGAGGCAGAAGAACTCTGTGATCGTATCGCCATTCTGGACAGAGGGGAAATTACCGCCATAGACACCAAGGAAAACCTCATGAATCTTGTGGATAGGAAAATCCTGAAAATCACCTATCGTGGCACCCTTCCGAGCCAAGAGACGGTTCCCTGGAAGCTACGAAACAGGGGGACTCTCTTGGGAGAACACACCGCCGAATTTGAACTAAAACAGGCAGATCTCAACACCTGTATTACCACCTTAGTTGCACAAGGGGTTACCATTCTTGACATGGATATTTCAAGCCCACGCCTGGAAGAGGTGTTTCTGACCCTTGTACGACCTCACACGGAGGATGTATGA
- the nadA gene encoding quinolinate synthase NadA yields MAVDYVDTLIADIRRLKKEKNAIILAHNYVLGDVQDVADFVGDSLELSKKARQVDEEVIVFCGVSFMAETAKILSPEKKVIHPVTAAGCPMADMADAPALRRFKQDHPDAVTVCYVNSSASLKAEVDICCTSSNAEEIIGLIPEDRRIIFLPDKNLGANVARATGRQMILWEGFCPTHMRLRPAMLERKKEEFPHAVVIAHPECRPEVLDLADYSLSTGGMLSFARSTEAKQLIVATELGIIHRLQKENPDKQFIPISEQAVCMTMKMIELEDVKRSLETLTPKVELEPDIITQAKAPIVRMIEQRLDI; encoded by the coding sequence ATGGCCGTTGATTATGTGGATACGCTTATTGCGGATATCCGACGATTGAAAAAAGAAAAAAATGCGATTATATTGGCACATAACTATGTCCTTGGTGATGTGCAGGATGTAGCGGATTTTGTGGGTGATTCCCTGGAATTGAGCAAAAAGGCCCGGCAGGTGGATGAAGAGGTGATTGTCTTTTGCGGAGTCTCCTTTATGGCGGAGACGGCAAAGATTCTTTCCCCGGAAAAAAAAGTGATTCATCCCGTGACTGCGGCGGGCTGTCCCATGGCCGATATGGCCGACGCTCCCGCCCTGCGCCGCTTCAAGCAAGACCATCCCGATGCCGTGACAGTCTGTTATGTAAACAGCTCAGCCAGCCTGAAGGCGGAGGTTGATATCTGCTGTACCTCTTCCAATGCAGAAGAAATCATAGGGTTGATCCCTGAAGATCGGCGGATTATCTTTCTGCCCGATAAAAATCTTGGCGCCAATGTGGCGCGCGCCACGGGGCGGCAGATGATCCTTTGGGAAGGGTTTTGTCCCACCCACATGCGCCTGCGTCCCGCCATGCTTGAGCGCAAAAAAGAGGAATTTCCCCATGCCGTGGTTATTGCTCATCCGGAATGCCGTCCTGAAGTGCTGGATCTGGCAGATTACTCCCTCAGTACGGGGGGGATGCTCTCCTTTGCCCGCAGCACAGAGGCAAAGCAACTCATTGTGGCAACAGAACTGGGTATTATCCACCGCCTCCAGAAGGAAAATCCGGACAAACAGTTTATTCCCATATCTGAACAGGCGGTCTGTATGACCATGAAGATGATCGAGCTTGAGGATGTAAAGCGGTCCCTTGAAACCCTTACACCGAAGGTAGAGCTTGAGCCGGATATTATCACCCAGGCAAAGGCTCCCATTGTACGTATGATTGAACAGCGACTGGATATATAA
- the hydE gene encoding [FeFe] hydrogenase H-cluster radical SAM maturase HydE translates to MLNKNAALFEKIDRGEELTLADLTTLLHMQEPEELHRLFSAAYEVKKRHVGTTVYYRGIIEAGNICVKDCYYCGIRRSNSGVERFLMDPEEIVREALWCYENHYGSLVIQSGERQDGAFTDMITGVIRRIRAATEGKLGITLSLGEQSRRVYDEWFQAGAHRYLLRIETSNPALYTELHPGDHSFSTRLAALRFLQEAGYQVGTGVMMGLPGQTMEDLARDILFLRDFDIDMVGMGPYIPHKDTPLGAECTGLREDEKKELLLLAKKMIALVRIVLNDVNIAATTALQALKHDGREEGLLAGANIIMPNVTKTDYRPHYQLYENKPCIDENSTMCRGCLEGRIGRIGETIGYDEWGDSPHFFRRSGRVSTHT, encoded by the coding sequence ATGTTGAATAAGAATGCCGCCCTCTTTGAAAAAATAGATCGGGGAGAGGAACTTACCCTCGCAGATCTTACGACATTGTTACATATGCAGGAGCCGGAAGAGCTGCATCGTCTTTTTTCCGCCGCCTACGAAGTAAAAAAGCGACACGTGGGAACAACTGTCTACTACCGGGGTATTATTGAAGCGGGAAATATCTGTGTAAAGGATTGCTACTACTGCGGGATCCGCCGATCAAACAGTGGGGTGGAGCGGTTTTTAATGGATCCTGAGGAGATTGTTCGTGAGGCCCTGTGGTGTTATGAAAATCACTACGGTTCCCTGGTGATCCAAAGCGGCGAACGGCAGGATGGAGCCTTTACCGACATGATTACCGGGGTGATTCGGCGCATTCGTGCCGCTACGGAGGGAAAACTGGGTATCACCCTCTCACTGGGAGAACAATCACGCCGGGTGTATGATGAGTGGTTTCAGGCGGGGGCCCATCGCTATCTTCTCCGTATTGAGACCTCAAATCCTGCGCTGTATACAGAACTTCACCCCGGGGATCATAGTTTTTCCACCCGCCTCGCGGCACTTCGTTTTCTGCAGGAGGCAGGCTATCAGGTGGGGACAGGGGTGATGATGGGTCTGCCGGGACAAACCATGGAAGATCTTGCCCGCGATATATTGTTTTTACGTGATTTTGATATTGATATGGTGGGAATGGGTCCCTATATTCCCCATAAGGATACCCCTCTCGGGGCAGAATGCACTGGTCTCAGGGAGGATGAAAAAAAGGAACTTCTTCTCCTTGCAAAGAAGATGATTGCCCTGGTGCGCATTGTTTTAAATGATGTGAATATTGCCGCTACTACAGCCCTGCAGGCCCTGAAACACGATGGTCGAGAGGAAGGGCTTTTGGCAGGTGCCAATATTATTATGCCCAATGTTACCAAAACAGACTATCGCCCCCACTATCAGCTTTATGAAAATAAACCCTGTATTGATGAAAATTCCACCATGTGCAGGGGCTGTCTGGAGGGTCGTATCGGCCGTATTGGTGAGACCATCGGCTATGATGAGTGGGGTGATTCCCCCCATTTTTTCCGTCGAAGCGGCCGTGTTTCCACACATACATGA
- the mnmA gene encoding tRNA 2-thiouridine(34) synthase MnmA codes for MPEKRLVAAMSGGVDSSVAAALYAEQGYEVIGITLKMKNCDNSREKTKACCGLDDNIHARLAAEKLGIKHYFLDLRHIFEESVLRYAWEEYSRGHTPNPCVMCNEHLKFGALIDYADKLNADGVITGHYARITTDESGSPALLNGVDDTKNQTYFLATLTRKQLEKSCMPLGEYTKDMVREMARKRGLENAEKTESQDACFGYRGEAFAETLGRYFDASFHGGEMVDETGRFLRHHEGIQRYTIGQRKGLGVALGKPAYVSSIDPATGRIRVTTRQDDLLSPALQAESMNWLVDMPHEFSCYAQIRYNQTPVPVQVVRRGDNGVRVVFEEPVRAATAGQLLALYEKDRLLGGGWICHVE; via the coding sequence GTGCCTGAAAAACGCCTTGTTGCCGCCATGAGCGGCGGGGTGGATTCCTCCGTTGCGGCAGCCCTCTATGCAGAGCAGGGCTATGAGGTAATTGGTATCACCCTCAAAATGAAAAATTGTGATAACAGTCGTGAAAAAACAAAGGCGTGCTGTGGCCTTGATGACAATATTCATGCCCGCCTTGCGGCGGAGAAGCTTGGCATAAAACACTATTTCCTTGATCTTCGTCATATTTTTGAGGAATCCGTATTGCGGTACGCCTGGGAGGAGTATTCCCGGGGGCATACCCCAAATCCCTGCGTAATGTGCAATGAGCATCTCAAATTCGGCGCTTTGATAGATTATGCGGATAAACTCAATGCGGATGGAGTTATTACGGGACATTATGCCCGAATTACTACTGATGAATCGGGAAGCCCCGCCCTGTTAAACGGTGTTGATGACACGAAAAATCAGACCTATTTTCTTGCAACTCTTACCCGAAAACAGCTGGAGAAATCCTGCATGCCCCTGGGGGAGTATACCAAGGATATGGTGCGTGAGATGGCACGGAAGCGGGGGCTGGAAAATGCGGAAAAAACAGAGAGTCAGGATGCCTGTTTTGGCTATCGGGGGGAAGCCTTTGCCGAAACCCTGGGGCGATATTTTGATGCTTCCTTTCACGGGGGTGAGATGGTGGATGAAACGGGGCGGTTTCTCAGGCATCACGAGGGGATTCAACGCTATACTATTGGACAGCGCAAAGGCCTTGGAGTGGCCCTGGGAAAGCCCGCCTATGTCTCTTCCATTGATCCCGCCACGGGGCGGATTCGTGTTACCACACGGCAGGACGATCTCCTCTCACCGGCCCTGCAGGCAGAGTCTATGAACTGGCTGGTAGATATGCCCCATGAATTTTCCTGTTATGCACAGATCAGATACAATCAAACCCCCGTACCGGTGCAGGTGGTACGCAGGGGTGATAACGGGGTACGCGTTGTTTTTGAAGAGCCCGTCCGTGCTGCAACGGCGGGGCAACTCCTTGCATTGTACGAAAAGGATCGTCTCCTTGGGGGAGGATGGATTTGCCATGTTGAATAA
- a CDS encoding O-acetylhomoserine aminocarboxypropyltransferase/cysteine synthase family protein, which translates to MAYHAETVAVHGGHTPDETTLSRGVPVYRTSSYVFKSTEHAANLFGLKELGNIYSRLTNPTTEILENRITELEGGAATVALASGTSAIFSTIVTIARAGDHLVSANNLYGGTYTQFDSILPDLGITTTFVDPTNPQNFAAAIQEKTRAIYIEAIGNPALEVTDIEAVASIAHEAGLPLIVDATFTTPALLRAIDHGADIVINSLTKWIGGHGTGLGGSITDAGRFNWAGGRHPLFTEPDSNYHGLRWAHDLPEPLAPIAFALRVRTVPLRNLGGSISPDNSWLFLQGLETLHLRMKKHVENTQAVAEYLEGHPAVAWVKYPGLASHPTHETAKRYLKNGFGGVVVFGLKSGYDGAVRLIDSISLFSHLANVGDAKSLILHPSSTSHSQLSEEQLTDAGITPDLIRLSIGIEHVDDIIGALAEVLDS; encoded by the coding sequence ATGGCGTATCATGCAGAAACAGTGGCAGTTCACGGGGGACACACCCCTGACGAGACAACCCTAAGCCGGGGAGTTCCCGTCTATCGTACCAGTTCCTATGTATTTAAAAGCACGGAACATGCGGCAAATCTTTTTGGATTGAAGGAGCTGGGAAATATTTACAGCCGCCTTACTAATCCCACCACGGAAATTTTGGAAAATCGCATCACTGAACTCGAGGGCGGTGCTGCAACGGTTGCCCTGGCGTCGGGAACCTCCGCAATTTTCAGTACTATCGTAACCATTGCTCGGGCTGGGGATCATCTCGTTTCGGCCAATAATCTCTATGGCGGAACCTATACGCAGTTTGATTCAATTTTGCCCGACCTTGGTATTACCACGACCTTTGTAGACCCAACAAATCCTCAAAATTTTGCAGCGGCGATTCAGGAAAAAACGCGGGCGATCTACATTGAAGCCATTGGAAACCCTGCCCTGGAAGTAACGGATATTGAAGCAGTGGCTTCCATTGCCCATGAGGCGGGGCTTCCCCTTATTGTAGATGCAACCTTTACAACACCGGCTTTGCTGCGAGCCATCGATCATGGAGCAGACATTGTTATCAACTCGCTCACCAAGTGGATTGGTGGACATGGAACCGGTCTGGGAGGAAGTATTACCGACGCCGGACGGTTTAACTGGGCCGGGGGAAGACACCCCTTGTTTACAGAGCCTGACTCAAATTATCACGGTTTACGGTGGGCCCATGATCTTCCTGAACCCTTGGCTCCCATCGCCTTTGCTCTCCGGGTGCGCACTGTGCCCCTGCGTAATCTCGGTGGTTCTATTAGCCCGGACAACTCATGGCTGTTTCTCCAAGGGCTTGAAACGCTTCATTTACGTATGAAGAAACATGTGGAAAACACGCAGGCCGTGGCAGAATATCTGGAAGGGCATCCGGCCGTGGCGTGGGTAAAGTATCCCGGACTTGCGTCACATCCCACCCATGAAACAGCAAAGCGGTATTTAAAAAACGGCTTTGGCGGGGTGGTAGTATTTGGCCTGAAGAGTGGATACGACGGGGCAGTCCGGCTGATTGACTCAATCTCTCTTTTCTCCCATCTTGCCAATGTGGGAGATGCAAAGAGCTTAATTCTGCACCCTTCGTCAACGTCACATAGTCAGCTTTCAGAGGAGCAGCTCACCGATGCGGGTATTACTCCCGACTTAATCCGTCTCTCCATTGGGATAGAACATGTGGATGATATTATTGGTGCCTTGGCAGAGGTACTTGATTCCTAA
- the bioB gene encoding biotin synthase BioB codes for MTQGISVAEAREYMQLPHGQVFDLISQARRVREEYLGCEVSLCSIVNAKSGNCREDCSFCPQSVHAEASVETYPLMDKKDILAAAKRAELQNAHNMGIVTSGRKISPREMEDVQRAVEMVGKETSLGACASLGLVDTFFMEELKAAGLQAIHHNLESSRSFYEQICTTRTYDENLRVLHHAKDAGLRVCSGGLFGLGESNDQRVELFDELRRVEVDSVPINFLHPREGTRAASSAKKITPLAGLKIIAVARLMMPRTQIRIAGGREYTLRDMQSWIFAAGANALMVGNYLTTAGRSIEDDLQMIADAGMIVSETGGCGA; via the coding sequence ATGACACAGGGAATCAGTGTAGCAGAGGCACGGGAATATATGCAGCTGCCCCATGGGCAGGTTTTTGACCTGATCTCGCAGGCCCGCCGGGTGCGTGAGGAGTATTTGGGGTGTGAGGTATCCCTGTGCTCCATAGTAAATGCCAAGAGCGGCAACTGCCGGGAAGACTGCTCCTTTTGTCCTCAGTCGGTACATGCAGAGGCATCGGTGGAAACCTACCCCCTCATGGATAAAAAGGATATTCTCGCTGCTGCCAAGCGTGCAGAGCTTCAAAATGCTCATAACATGGGTATTGTCACCTCGGGAAGAAAAATCTCCCCCCGTGAAATGGAGGATGTCCAGCGGGCCGTGGAGATGGTTGGCAAAGAGACATCCCTTGGAGCCTGTGCGTCCCTGGGGCTGGTGGATACCTTCTTTATGGAGGAATTGAAAGCGGCAGGTTTGCAGGCCATACACCACAATCTTGAAAGCTCACGCAGCTTCTATGAACAAATCTGTACCACCCGTACATACGATGAGAATCTTCGGGTATTGCACCATGCAAAAGATGCGGGGTTGCGGGTGTGTTCCGGTGGCCTTTTTGGTCTGGGAGAAAGCAATGATCAGCGGGTGGAGCTCTTTGATGAGTTGCGCCGGGTGGAAGTGGATTCAGTCCCCATTAATTTCCTTCATCCCCGGGAGGGAACCCGGGCTGCCTCCTCTGCAAAAAAAATTACCCCCCTTGCGGGATTAAAAATTATTGCCGTGGCACGGCTCATGATGCCCCGCACCCAGATTCGCATTGCCGGAGGACGGGAGTATACCCTGCGGGATATGCAGTCCTGGATTTTTGCAGCCGGTGCAAACGCCCTCATGGTGGGAAATTATCTTACCACGGCAGGCAGAAGTATCGAAGATGACCTGCAGATGATTGCTGATGCGGGAATGATTGTTTCCGAAACGGGTGGATGCGGTGCCTGA